The genomic region GGGCGGCGATGGCAGGGGTGACCCCGGCCTGGGCCAGGATCAGACGGCGGCGGAAATGGGCGAGGTCCAGAACCCTGCCGGGCAATCGCAACGCCCGGCAGCGCGCCTGGAAATCATCGTAGAGGCTGGCGACCGAACGGCCGAGCGCGCTGCTTTCGCTGAACAACTGGTCGAGGACGTCGTCGATCCCCATGCCGCGATCGGTCTCGGGCTGTGGCGAGGCCTGGGTCGGGGCCGGAACGGGCGTGGGAGCCGGGGCAGGGAGCGGGGGCTCCTCCGTTCGGACGGCGGGAATGGGCTGGGGAATCGGGGCGGGGTGGCTGTGTTCGATGGTGGCCAGCAGCGCCTCGGTATCCAGGCCCTTTTCCGGTACATAAGGCGCGGGCGGCGGAGCGTTTGCCTTGAACAGCAGGCCTCGGGCCTCCTCGGGTGTCCTTTCGGGCAAAGGCATCAACTGGGCGCCGCCCGCATGGCTGCGGGTCTGGACATCGCCGATGCGGATGGTGACCGAGCGGCGCGACAAGGCGGGGCCCAGGCCCACGAAGCGTCCGCGCTCCAGGTCGCGGAACACCTCGGCCTGACGCCGGTCGATACCCAGCAGATCGGCGGCGCGCTGCATGTCGATGTCGAGGAAGGTGCGGCCCATGAGGAAGTTGCTGGCCTCGGCGGCGACGTTCTTGGCCAGTTTGGCCAGACGCTGGGTGGCGATGATCCCGGCCAGTCCGCGCTTTCTTCCCCGGCACATCAGATTGGTCATGGCCTCCAGCGAGGCCTTGCGCGCATCGTCGGCCACCTCGCCCGCCACGGCCGGGGCGAAGAGCTGGGCCTCGTCCACCACCACCAGGACCGGGGTCCAGTACTGGCGGTCGGTGTCGAACAATCCGTTGAGGAAGGCCCCGGCGTGGCGCATCTGACGCTCGGTGTCCAGATGCTCCAGATTGACCACCACGGAGACGCGCATCTGCCGGGCCCGGCTGGCGATCAGGCGCATGCCGTTCTCGCTCTGAGCCCCGGCATCGATGACGATATGGCCGAAGACCTGAGCCAGATTGGCGAAGTCGCCCTCGGGGTCGATCACCACCTGCTGGACGGCCTGGGCGCTTTGCTCGATCAGACGGCGCAGAAGATGCGACTTGCCGCTACCGGAATTGCCCTGCACCAGCAAGCGGGTGGCAAGCAACTCCTCCAGCGACATGAGAGCCGGGGTGCCGGAGGAGGTTGTCCCGAGTTCGATATCCACGTCTAAAACGACCCTGTGAAGGTTGGGGCGCGATGATAGACCATAACGGCCCAGTTTCCACAGGCTAGATGAAC from Paramagnetospirillum magnetotacticum MS-1 harbors:
- a CDS encoding ATP-binding protein; protein product: MSLEELLATRLLVQGNSGSGKSHLLRRLIEQSAQAVQQVVIDPEGDFANLAQVFGHIVIDAGAQSENGMRLIASRARQMRVSVVVNLEHLDTERQMRHAGAFLNGLFDTDRQYWTPVLVVVDEAQLFAPAVAGEVADDARKASLEAMTNLMCRGRKRGLAGIIATQRLAKLAKNVAAEASNFLMGRTFLDIDMQRAADLLGIDRRQAEVFRDLERGRFVGLGPALSRRSVTIRIGDVQTRSHAGGAQLMPLPERTPEEARGLLFKANAPPPAPYVPEKGLDTEALLATIEHSHPAPIPQPIPAVRTEEPPLPAPAPTPVPAPTQASPQPETDRGMGIDDVLDQLFSESSALGRSVASLYDDFQARCRALRLPGRVLDLAHFRRRLILAQAGVTPAIAALPGWEQAVGIANGLEEQFQGIYLHLAAAAAQSLPCPTDQMITQAFGSHSPRRALAALARMQQLGIIEIYEELSGERVIVLPALQWRTAPGHANDVLAWSG